In Mercurialis annua linkage group LG5, ddMerAnnu1.2, whole genome shotgun sequence, a single genomic region encodes these proteins:
- the LOC126682559 gene encoding probable glutathione S-transferase translates to MGDELVLVNYHPSPFAARVRIALAEKGLKYEAKDEDLLSSKTDLLLKMNPIHKLLPVLIHNGKPICESLIIVEYIDEQWNTKSPLLPSHPYERSHARFWTDHFDTKVFPIAAKLWTTKGEEKEAAKKEFIEALKVMEKELGDKPYFGGESFGYIDLGIIPFSTFFHTFESLGNFSVAKECPKLVEWAKKCMHKETVSNSLCDPHKVYEIILEFKKKLGT, encoded by the exons aTGGGAGACGAGTTAGTTCTGGTAAATTACCATCCAAGTCCATTTGCAGCAAGAGTGAGAATAGCATTGGCAGAGAAAGGATTGAAATATGAAGCTAAAGATGAAGATTTATTGAGCAGCAAGACCGATCTTCTTCTTAAAATGAACCCAATTCACAAGCTACTCCCTGTGTTGATCCATAATGGCAAACCAATTTGTGAGTCTTTAATTATTGTTGAATACATTGATGAGCAATGGAACACTAAATCTCCATTGCTGCCTTCGCATCCTTACGAAAGGTCTCATGCCAGGTTCTGGACCGACCACTTCGATACTAAG GTTTTCCCAATAGCAGCAAAGCTGTGGACAACCAAAGGTGAAGAGAAAGAAGCAGCAAAGAAGGAGTTCATTGAAGCCCTAAAAGTAATGGAGAAAGAGCTTGGAGACAAACCCTATTTTGGAGGTGAAAGCTTTGGATACATAGATTTGGGAATCATTCCTTTTTCCACATTCTTCCACACTTTTGAATCACTTGGAAATTTTAGTGTGGCAAAGGAATGCCCTAAGCTTGTGGAGTGGGCTAAGAAATGCATGCACAAGGAGACTGTCTCCAACAGTTTATGTGACCCACACAAAGTTTATGAGATCATTTTGGAGTTCAAGAAGAAGCTGGGAACCTAA